In Fusobacterium canifelinum, a genomic segment contains:
- a CDS encoding HU family DNA-binding protein has protein sequence MTKKEFVNAFAEKGELKIKDSERLVNAFLETVEDALLKGDGVRFIGFGSWEVKERSAREVKNPQTGKMIKVEAKKVVKFKVGKPLADKVAGQKGAKKATKKK, from the coding sequence ATGACAAAAAAGGAATTTGTAAATGCATTTGCTGAAAAAGGAGAACTAAAGATTAAAGATTCTGAAAGATTAGTAAACGCTTTCTTAGAAACTGTAGAAGATGCTTTACTAAAAGGTGACGGAGTAAGATTTATAGGATTTGGTTCTTGGGAAGTAAAAGAAAGAAGTGCGAGAGAAGTTAAAAACCCTCAAACTGGAAAAATGATCAAAGTTGAAGCTAAAAAAGTTGTTAAGTTTAAAGTTGGAAAACCTTTAGCTGACAAAGTAGCTGGACAAAAAGGTGCTAAAAAAGCAACTAAGAAAAAATAA
- a CDS encoding pyridoxamine 5'-phosphate oxidase family protein, translating to MRKADREIKSIEEIVDIIKKCDVIRLAFNNGDYPYILPLNFGFEFIENKVIFYFHSALEGTKVDIMKKDNRVSFEMDTKHELQYYEEKGYCTMSYESVIGKGKIKILSEDEKINALKKLMGHYHKDENTYFNPAAISRTLVYSLEVERNDGKKEINCTHYLNLRFRVQFIFNYIIYILLFYIFELIQ from the coding sequence ATGAGAAAAGCAGATAGAGAAATAAAGAGTATAGAAGAAATAGTAGATATTATTAAAAAATGTGATGTTATTAGACTTGCATTTAATAATGGAGATTATCCATATATATTACCTTTGAATTTTGGATTTGAATTTATTGAAAATAAAGTTATATTTTATTTTCACAGTGCTTTAGAGGGAACTAAAGTAGATATTATGAAAAAGGATAATCGCGTTTCATTTGAAATGGATACTAAACATGAACTTCAATATTATGAGGAAAAAGGATATTGCACAATGTCTTATGAAAGTGTAATAGGAAAAGGTAAAATAAAAATTTTATCAGAAGATGAAAAAATAAATGCTTTAAAAAAACTTATGGGGCATTATCATAAAGATGAAAATACATATTTTAATCCTGCTGCAATAAGTAGAACACTAGTTTATTCACTTGAAGTAGAAAGAAATGACGGCAAAAAAGAAATAAACTGCACTCATTATCTTAATCTAAGATTTAGAGTACAGTTTATTTTTAATTATATTATCTATATTTTATTGTTTTATATATTTGAATTAATACAGTAG